The Streptococcus oralis DNA window AAAAGCACGGTAAATTTGTTCAACTAAAACCAATTTCATTAACTGATGTGGTAATGTCAGACGTCCAAAACTGACAGAAAGATTGGCCCTATTTTTTACAACAGGAGCTAGACCCAAACTTCCTCCAATGATAAAAGTAAGCGTTGAGTATCCTTTTATAGAAGCTTGCTCTAGTTGCTTACTCAATTCCTCTGAGGAGAGTGTTTTTCCTTCAATGGCTAGTACAACGACAAAGTCTCTTTCCCCAATCTTAGAAAGAAT harbors:
- the rlmH gene encoding 23S rRNA (pseudouridine(1915)-N(3))-methyltransferase RlmH, producing the protein MKIKIVTVGKLKEKYLKDGIAEYTKRISRFAKLEMIELTDEKTPDKASELENQKILETEGERILSKIGERDFVVVLAIEGKTLSSEELSKQLEQASIKGYSTLTFIIGGSLGLAPVVKNRANLSVSFGRLTLPHQLMKLVLVEQIYRAFTIQQGSPYHK